Proteins co-encoded in one Listeria ivanovii subsp. ivanovii genomic window:
- the pstB gene encoding phosphate ABC transporter ATP-binding protein PstB, producing the protein MTIETAEKIEYIIETKNVDLFYGSKQALEKIALNIKKNRVTALIGPSGCGKSTFLRTLNRMNDLIPGVKTTGEIHIGDENVQDPKIDMVNLRKKVGMVFQQANPFPFSIYDNVAYGPRMHGVKDKKELDAIVEKSLRQAALWDEVHDRLDRSAIGMSGGQQQRLCIARVLAVKPDVILMDEPTSALDPISTAKVEDLILELKKDYTIVIVTHNMQQASRISDETAFFLNGRIVEFSDTTSIFTNPAEKETEDYISGRFG; encoded by the coding sequence ATGACAATTGAAACTGCAGAAAAAATCGAATATATTATAGAAACGAAAAATGTTGATCTGTTTTATGGATCAAAACAAGCACTTGAAAAAATTGCTTTAAATATCAAAAAGAACCGAGTGACTGCTCTAATTGGCCCATCCGGTTGTGGGAAATCGACTTTTCTTAGAACGTTAAATCGAATGAACGATTTAATTCCCGGCGTAAAAACAACGGGTGAAATCCATATTGGTGATGAAAATGTGCAAGATCCCAAAATCGATATGGTTAATTTACGAAAAAAAGTTGGAATGGTTTTCCAGCAAGCTAATCCATTTCCATTTTCGATTTATGACAATGTTGCCTATGGTCCACGGATGCATGGGGTAAAAGATAAAAAAGAACTAGATGCTATTGTTGAAAAAAGTTTGCGTCAAGCAGCACTTTGGGATGAAGTTCATGATAGATTGGATCGCTCAGCAATTGGAATGTCGGGTGGACAACAACAACGTCTTTGTATTGCGCGAGTACTTGCGGTGAAGCCTGATGTTATTTTGATGGATGAGCCAACCTCTGCACTCGATCCAATCTCAACAGCTAAAGTAGAAGATTTAATTCTAGAACTAAAGAAAGATTACACGATAGTTATTGTGACACATAATATGCAACAAGCCTCTCGTATTTCAGACGAGACTGCTTTCTTTCTTAATGGACGCATCGTCGAATTTTCAGATACAACGAGTATTTTTACCAACCCAGCAGAAAAAGAAACCGAAGACTATATTTCGGGAAGATTTGGATAA
- the uvrB gene encoding excinuclease ABC subunit UvrB has protein sequence MKDKFELVSKYSPQGDQPRAIEQLVSGLRKGLKHQTLLGATGTGKTFTVSNVIQEVNKPTLVMAHNKTLAGQLYSEFKEFFPNNAVEYFVSYYDYYQPEAYVPQSDTYIEKDASINDEIDKLRHSATAALFERRDVIIIASVSCIYGLGSPIEYGEMLVSLRVGMEISRDQLLRKLVDIQYDRNDIDFQRGRFRVRGDVVEIFPASRDEHCMRVEFFGDEIERIREVDALTGEIIGEREHVSIFPASHFVTRPDIMKKAIINIKAELEDRLKVLRADNKLLEAQRLEQRTNYDLEMMEEMGYCSGIENYSRHLSLRPAGVTPYTLLDYFPDDFQMVIDESHVTMPQIRGMFNGDQARKQMLVDHGFRLPSALDNRPLRLEEFEKHINQIMFISATPGPYELEKNPDVIEQIIRPTGLLDPIVEIRPIQGQIDDLMDEINDRVEKNERVLITTLTKKMSEDLTNYLKEAGVKVQYLHSEVKTLERIEIIRDLRLGVYDVIVGINLLREGIDLPEVSLVAILDADKEGFLRSERSLIQTMGRAARNENGRVIMYADKMTDSMRNSISETERRRKIQIEYNEKHGITPMTIKKEIRGIIAATSAADEREAIKQHDLSKMSKKERDVFIEGMEHEMKEAAKALDFERAAELRDALLEIKAEG, from the coding sequence TTGAAGGATAAATTTGAGTTAGTTTCTAAGTACAGTCCACAAGGAGACCAACCTAGAGCAATTGAACAATTAGTATCAGGCTTAAGAAAAGGCTTGAAACATCAAACCTTGCTTGGGGCAACCGGTACAGGGAAAACTTTTACCGTATCTAATGTCATTCAAGAGGTAAATAAGCCGACACTTGTTATGGCTCACAATAAAACATTAGCAGGTCAATTATATAGTGAATTTAAAGAGTTCTTTCCAAATAATGCAGTAGAATATTTTGTTAGCTATTATGACTATTACCAACCAGAAGCCTATGTTCCACAAAGCGATACCTACATTGAAAAAGATGCAAGTATTAATGACGAAATCGATAAGCTGCGTCACTCAGCAACTGCTGCACTTTTTGAACGCCGAGATGTTATTATCATCGCCAGTGTATCTTGTATTTATGGTTTAGGTTCGCCAATTGAATATGGAGAAATGCTTGTCTCGCTTCGTGTTGGAATGGAAATTAGTCGTGATCAGCTGCTACGAAAATTAGTAGATATTCAGTATGACCGCAATGATATTGATTTCCAGCGTGGTCGTTTCCGCGTTCGTGGAGATGTAGTGGAGATATTCCCAGCGTCACGTGATGAACACTGTATGCGTGTAGAATTTTTTGGTGATGAAATTGAACGAATTAGAGAAGTGGATGCGTTGACTGGTGAGATCATCGGCGAACGAGAACATGTTTCGATTTTCCCAGCATCTCACTTTGTTACCCGACCAGATATCATGAAAAAAGCGATTATTAATATAAAAGCGGAATTAGAAGATCGCCTAAAAGTTTTGCGAGCAGACAATAAGTTACTTGAAGCGCAAAGACTTGAACAGAGAACCAATTATGATTTAGAAATGATGGAAGAAATGGGCTATTGTTCTGGAATCGAAAACTATTCTCGTCATCTATCCCTTCGTCCAGCAGGAGTTACTCCATATACGTTGCTCGATTATTTTCCAGATGATTTCCAAATGGTAATCGATGAGTCGCACGTAACGATGCCACAAATTCGCGGGATGTTCAATGGTGACCAAGCGAGAAAACAAATGTTAGTAGACCACGGTTTTAGATTACCGAGTGCGCTAGATAACCGTCCACTTCGATTAGAAGAATTTGAAAAACATATTAATCAAATCATGTTTATATCGGCTACACCCGGCCCATATGAACTCGAAAAAAATCCAGATGTCATTGAGCAAATTATCCGCCCGACTGGACTACTTGATCCAATTGTTGAGATTCGTCCAATTCAAGGTCAAATTGACGATTTAATGGATGAAATTAATGATAGAGTAGAAAAAAATGAACGAGTCTTAATTACTACTTTAACGAAAAAAATGTCTGAGGATTTAACTAACTATCTAAAAGAAGCAGGGGTAAAGGTTCAATATCTACATTCGGAAGTAAAAACGTTAGAACGAATCGAAATCATTCGCGACTTACGATTAGGTGTTTACGATGTTATTGTCGGAATCAATCTATTGCGTGAAGGAATCGATTTACCAGAAGTGTCCCTTGTTGCCATTTTGGATGCCGATAAGGAAGGTTTCCTTCGTTCGGAACGTTCGCTAATTCAAACAATGGGTCGTGCTGCGCGTAATGAAAATGGTCGAGTTATCATGTATGCTGACAAAATGACGGATTCGATGCGCAACTCTATTAGTGAAACAGAACGTCGTCGTAAAATTCAAATAGAGTATAACGAAAAGCATGGCATTACACCAATGACCATTAAGAAAGAAATCCGTGGTATTATAGCAGCCACTTCTGCCGCAGATGAAAGAGAAGCAATTAAACAGCACGACTTAAGTAAAATGTCTAAGAAAGAGCGCGATGTCTTCATTGAAGGTATGGAACATGAAATGAAAGAAGCGGCCAAAGCACTTGATTTTGAACGTGCCGCCGAATTGCGTGATGCTTTACTGGAAATAAAAGCGGAAGGATGA
- a CDS encoding ArsR/SmtB family transcription factor has protein sequence MENAKQSLDEETLFSVTQIFKALSDPTRVQILNLLQDREYSVNEIARTLSFNQTTVSHQLRFLKNLRLVKSRRAGTTIYYMQDDNHVLELLTQAIRHVHHH, from the coding sequence ATGGAAAACGCAAAACAATCATTAGATGAAGAAACGCTTTTTAGTGTGACACAAATTTTCAAGGCGCTTTCTGATCCAACTCGCGTCCAGATTTTAAATTTATTACAAGATAGAGAGTACTCCGTGAATGAGATTGCACGCACCTTATCTTTCAATCAGACGACCGTTTCACATCAGCTACGGTTTTTGAAAAATTTAAGGCTAGTGAAGTCAAGACGAGCCGGAACAACGATTTATTATATGCAAGATGATAATCACGTATTGGAATTATTAACACAAGCAATTCGCCACGTACATCATCACTAA
- the phoU gene encoding phosphate signaling complex protein PhoU: protein MVVRKIFTEQLNDLHQHLMEMGMLANEAIFKAVKSLVHRDTELAKQVVAEDKAINNMELSLEQRSFELIALQQPVGMDLRKIVTVLKTSSDLERIGDHAVSIAKTAILIGESKVLKPIPEIPEMGEIVKSMLQDVLKAYLSEDEAAAREIAIRDNEVDKLHKIVYQKCITFMQEEPEHIEDVSQLLLVSQYIERIGDYVTNVCEWIVYLKSGEIEDLNR, encoded by the coding sequence ATGGTAGTCAGAAAAATTTTTACGGAACAACTTAATGACTTGCACCAACATTTAATGGAAATGGGCATGCTTGCCAATGAAGCGATTTTTAAAGCAGTAAAGTCGTTAGTTCACAGAGACACCGAACTGGCCAAACAAGTAGTAGCGGAAGACAAAGCGATTAACAATATGGAGTTATCTTTAGAACAACGCTCTTTTGAATTGATTGCTTTACAACAACCTGTTGGGATGGATTTGCGGAAAATTGTGACCGTCTTGAAAACAAGCTCGGATTTAGAGCGAATTGGCGACCACGCAGTAAGCATCGCCAAAACAGCCATTTTAATTGGGGAAAGCAAAGTATTAAAACCAATCCCAGAAATTCCGGAAATGGGTGAAATTGTAAAATCCATGTTGCAAGATGTATTAAAAGCATATCTTTCAGAAGACGAAGCTGCAGCACGCGAAATTGCGATTCGCGATAATGAGGTAGATAAGCTTCACAAAATTGTCTACCAAAAATGTATTACTTTTATGCAAGAAGAGCCGGAACATATTGAAGATGTGTCTCAATTGCTACTAGTTTCCCAGTACATTGAACGAATTGGCGACTATGTAACGAATGTATGCGAATGGATCGTTTATCTTAAAAGTGGCGAAATTGAAGATTTAAATCGATGA
- a CDS encoding CsbA family protein → MDQIISALIFPCLLMILFARITYNRYVALLLMVILIAASAKLGYTSSYWLIIVDAFSMTIGFILATYMLRRLKKSGSEF, encoded by the coding sequence ATGGATCAAATTATATCTGCGCTTATTTTTCCTTGCTTACTCATGATTCTTTTTGCACGGATTACCTATAATCGTTATGTTGCGCTACTGCTTATGGTGATTTTAATTGCCGCATCCGCTAAGCTTGGTTATACAAGTTCCTATTGGTTAATTATTGTGGATGCATTTTCGATGACGATTGGTTTTATACTGGCAACTTATATGTTACGTCGTTTAAAGAAGAGCGGTAGTGAATTTTAA
- the pstB gene encoding phosphate ABC transporter ATP-binding protein PstB: protein MLTKKPEINSILQTTPDPYSLPAAMATEDLHVYYGDNHAIKDVDLTFPENKVTALIGPSGCGKSTYLRALNRMNDEIDGCRMEGKILYDGININRKEVDLYNVRKEIGMVFQKPNPFTKSIYENVAFGLKRHGMKNKKEIMERVEKSLRRAALWDEVKDDLGKSALSLSGGQQQRLCIARAVAMQPKVLLLDEPASALDPISTSKIEDLINELKNKYTIIIVTHNMQQAARVSDYTSFFYLGEVVEFSGTSELFTNPQKKQTEDYISGNFG, encoded by the coding sequence ATGTTAACTAAAAAGCCTGAAATTAATTCTATTTTACAAACAACACCAGACCCTTATTCCCTTCCTGCTGCGATGGCGACAGAGGATTTGCATGTATATTACGGCGATAACCATGCGATTAAGGACGTTGACTTAACCTTCCCCGAAAATAAGGTTACTGCGCTAATTGGTCCGTCTGGTTGCGGGAAATCAACTTATTTAAGAGCATTAAACCGCATGAATGACGAAATTGATGGTTGTCGGATGGAAGGGAAGATTCTCTATGACGGCATTAATATCAATCGTAAAGAGGTTGACCTTTACAATGTGCGCAAAGAAATCGGGATGGTATTCCAAAAACCAAACCCATTCACGAAATCCATTTATGAAAATGTTGCATTTGGACTTAAACGTCATGGAATGAAAAATAAAAAAGAAATCATGGAGCGCGTTGAAAAAAGTTTGCGCCGTGCAGCACTTTGGGATGAAGTAAAAGACGATCTTGGCAAGAGTGCATTATCTCTATCTGGAGGTCAACAACAACGGCTGTGTATCGCGAGGGCTGTGGCAATGCAACCAAAAGTATTGTTACTAGACGAACCAGCATCCGCACTTGATCCAATTTCAACAAGTAAAATTGAAGATTTAATTAATGAACTCAAAAATAAATATACGATTATTATTGTAACGCATAATATGCAACAAGCGGCTCGTGTTTCTGACTATACTTCTTTCTTTTATCTTGGGGAAGTTGTGGAATTCTCGGGTACGTCTGAACTATTCACTAACCCACAAAAAAAACAAACCGAAGACTATATTTCTGGGAACTTTGGCTAG
- the pstA gene encoding phosphate ABC transporter permease PstA, whose product MNVKTKDKIATGVFYAIAVLIVVILASLLGYILVKGVPQLSWKFLTTPPQSFQAGGGIGPEIWNSFYMLLITMLISVPISLGAGIYMAEYARKNWITDLIRTTIEVLSSLPSIVVGLFGFLVFVIQMGWSFSVISGALTLTIFNLPLLIRVVEEALNAIPSTQREAGLALGLSRWETITRVLVPAALPAIITGVILAAGRVFGEAAALIFTAGQSTPVLDFTDWNPVSPVSPLNIFRPAETLAVHIWKINGEGIMPDAQAVSDGASAVLILSVLLFNVLARLLGKVVYKRMTSS is encoded by the coding sequence ATGAATGTAAAAACAAAAGATAAAATCGCGACAGGTGTTTTCTATGCTATTGCTGTCTTAATTGTTGTTATTCTAGCAAGTCTACTAGGCTATATTTTAGTAAAAGGTGTTCCGCAGTTAAGCTGGAAATTTTTGACAACCCCACCACAGTCGTTCCAAGCTGGCGGCGGAATTGGACCTGAAATCTGGAATTCCTTTTATATGCTCTTAATTACCATGTTAATATCTGTACCCATCTCGCTTGGGGCAGGAATATACATGGCAGAATACGCGCGTAAAAACTGGATTACAGATTTGATTCGGACAACGATTGAAGTGCTTTCCTCACTTCCATCCATTGTTGTAGGACTATTCGGTTTTCTTGTTTTTGTTATTCAAATGGGGTGGAGTTTCTCGGTTATTTCCGGGGCACTTACACTAACGATTTTTAATTTACCACTACTCATTCGTGTTGTTGAAGAAGCGTTAAATGCTATTCCGAGTACACAACGAGAAGCAGGTCTTGCACTTGGCTTATCAAGATGGGAAACGATAACCCGTGTACTTGTACCAGCAGCATTACCAGCGATTATTACTGGTGTTATTTTAGCAGCTGGTCGGGTATTTGGTGAAGCAGCTGCATTGATTTTCACTGCCGGACAAAGTACACCAGTGTTGGATTTTACTGATTGGAATCCAGTCAGCCCAGTTTCGCCACTCAATATTTTCCGTCCAGCAGAAACATTAGCTGTTCACATTTGGAAAATTAATGGGGAAGGAATTATGCCAGATGCTCAAGCTGTTTCTGACGGTGCATCTGCTGTATTAATTCTCTCTGTATTACTTTTCAATGTCTTAGCTCGTCTGCTTGGAAAAGTGGTTTATAAACGCATGACCTCTTCGTAA
- a CDS encoding HD domain-containing protein translates to MGVHQYFQSLSDLENIYRCPGKFKYQEHSVAEHSYKVTSIAQFFGAVEEEAGNEVNWRALYEKALNHDYSELFIGDIKTPVKYATSELREMLSEVEESMAKNFIEREIPKTFQPIYHHLLKEGKDSTLEGKILAISDKVDLLYESFGEIQKGNPENIFVEIYSEALATIYEYREMESVKYFLREILPDMLAEKGIEKTELPQLTTEITTKALRDA, encoded by the coding sequence ATGGGAGTTCATCAATATTTTCAAAGTTTATCTGATTTAGAAAACATTTATCGTTGCCCAGGAAAATTTAAATATCAAGAACATTCGGTTGCTGAACATTCCTACAAAGTGACTTCCATCGCCCAGTTTTTCGGAGCAGTGGAAGAAGAAGCTGGTAATGAAGTGAATTGGCGTGCACTATATGAAAAAGCATTAAACCATGATTATTCCGAGCTATTCATCGGTGATATAAAAACGCCAGTAAAATACGCAACGTCGGAGTTACGAGAAATGCTTTCAGAAGTGGAAGAAAGTATGGCCAAAAACTTTATCGAGCGAGAAATCCCTAAAACATTCCAACCTATTTATCACCACTTATTAAAAGAAGGAAAAGATAGCACGCTAGAAGGGAAAATTTTAGCAATTTCTGATAAAGTTGATTTATTGTATGAATCCTTTGGCGAAATTCAAAAGGGAAATCCGGAAAATATTTTTGTGGAAATTTATAGTGAGGCGCTTGCAACGATTTATGAATACCGCGAAATGGAGAGCGTTAAGTACTTCTTGCGAGAAATTTTGCCAGATATGCTTGCAGAAAAAGGAATTGAAAAAACAGAATTGCCACAGTTAACTACCGAAATAACAACAAAAGCATTGCGTGACGCCTAA